The following proteins are co-located in the Xiphophorus maculatus strain JP 163 A chromosome 24, X_maculatus-5.0-male, whole genome shotgun sequence genome:
- the aox1 gene encoding aldehyde oxidase isoform X1, translating to MSAQQVGDALCVFINGKKVTENHVDPETMLLPFLREKLRLTGTKSGCGGGGCGACTVMVSRYQPTTKTILHYSANACLLPVCQLYGAAVTTVEGIGSSKTRIHPVQERIAKAHGSQCGFCTPGMVMSMYALLRNKPTPTMDDITQALGGNLCRCTGYRPIVDGCRTFCQEGNCCQANGGANCCLNGEGNANESEHEKPQLFDQEKFLPLDPTQELIFPPELILMAEAANPQTLTFHGERMTWVTPTSMEELVQLRAKNPKAPLVLGNTNIGPDIKFKGVLHPLIVSPIRVKELFEVSEAADGVWVGAGSSLSELQSLLEKMVPQLPEEKTELFRALVQQLRNLGSLQIRNVASLGGNIVSAYPNSDLNPVLAAGNCKVKVVSTGGKREVPLNQDFFVGFGKTILKPEDVVVSVFIPFTRKGEYVRALRQAPRKEVSFATVTTGMRVRFSEGSRVVQEVSLYFGGMGPTTVNATKTCKAITGRPWDEKTLNQAYDSLLEELDLPPSAPGGKVEFRRSLTLSLLFKFNLEVLQKLKEAVKHISSLRFYTRTASSCFNFLISWQNVIKDELPEKLQPLPKEIQPSLQEFQHVPKDQDSQDPVGRPMMHRSAISQATGEAVYCDDIPKTDGELVMVLVTSSRAHAKITLLDVSEALKLPGVVDVITANDVPGKKARPMFGYEQELLAENQVFCVGQTVCAVLADTKTHAKRGAAAVKITYEDLPDPIFTIEDAIEKSSYYEPRRMVSKGDVTEAFKTCDQVYEGQIRLGGQEHFYMEPQSMLVVPVGEEKEFKVYISTQWPTLIQEAVAETLDIQSNRVTCHVKRLGGAFGGKVIVTSVLASITSVAAWKTNRAVRCVLERGEDMLITGGRHPVLGKYKVGFMNDGRIVAVDYYYYANSGCFVDESVLISEKILLHLDNVYDIPNMRGHSAACRTNLPSNTAFRGFGVPQGLLVVENMINDVAMALGRPADQVREVNMYKGPSATHYKFEFSPENLHRCWELCKLKSDYSARRQAVDQFNQQNRWRKRGVALIPIKYGIAFAESFLNQAGALVHIYKDGSVLVTHGGTEMGQGIHTKMQQVASRELHIPTSKIFLSETSTGTVPNTCPSAASFGTDANGMAVKDACEILYRRLEPIRLKDPKGSWESWIKEAHLQKISLSATGFFRGKDQYYDWEKMEGHPYAYFTFGVCCSEVELDCLTGDYRTLRTDIVMDIGRSINPSVDIGQIEGAFMQGLGLYTLEELKYSPTGILYSRGPSQYKIPAVCDVPLTFNVFLLPDSCNPHAIYSSKGIGEPTLFLGSSVFFAIKDALAAARSDSGLSGPFFLDTPATPERACLACASPFIKKVPASEPGSFKPWALDI from the exons ATGTCTGCACAACAAGTAGGAGACGCTCTGTGCGTGTTTATCAATGGGAAAAAG GTGACTGAGAACCATGTGGATCCTGAGACGATGCTGCTGCCCTTCCTCAGGGAGAAGC TGAGGTTAACTGGAACCAAGTCTGGCTGCGGCGGCGGAGGATGCGGGGCTTGTACTGTGATGGTGTCACGCTACCAACCCACTACCAAGACCATCCT CCATTACTCAGCCAATGCCTGCCTGCTGCCGGTCTGCCAGCTCTATGGAGCCGCCGTCACCACAGTGGAGGGTATCGGCAGCTCCAAGACCAGGATCCACCCTGTGCAG GAGCGAATAGCGAAGGCTCATGGCTCCCAGTGTGGATTCTGCACTCCGGGGATGGTGATGTCCATGTACGCCTTGCTGAGGAACAAGCCAACGCCAACCATGGACGACATCACGCAGGCTCTGGGTG GAAATCTGTGTCGCTGTACTGGATATCGACCCATTGTGGACGGCTGCAGGACTTTCTGCCAG GAAGGGAACTGCTGCCAAGCCAATGGAGGAGCTAACTGCTGCCTGAATGGAGAAGGAAATGCCAATGAATCAGAGCAT GAAAAGCCACAACTATTTGACCAAGAGAAGTTCCTTCCCCTGGACCCGACCCAGGAGCTGATCTTCCCTCCAGAACTGATT TTGATGGCTGAGGCGGCGAACCCCCAAACATTGACCTTTCATGGGGAGAGGATGACCTGGGTGACCCCCACCTCCATGGAGGAGCTGGTCCAGCTCAGGGCAAAGAACCCAAAGGCTCCACTGGTTCTGGGCAACACCAACATAG GTCCAGATATAAAATTCAAAGGCGTCCTGCACCCACTGATCGTCTCTCCCATCAGAGTCAAAGAACTGTTCGAAGTCTCAGAGGCAGCAGACG GTGTTTGGGTCGGCGCCGGCTCCAGTCTGTCTGAGCTCCAGTCTCTGCTGGAGAAAATGGTTCCTCAGCTCCCAGAGGAGAAGACGGAACTGTTCAGAGCTCTGGTCCAGCAGCTGAGGAACCTGGGCAGCCTGCAGATCCGCAATGTGGCC tccCTCGGAGGAAACATTGTGAGTGCGTACCCCAACTCAGACCTGAACCCTGTTCTGGCTGCTGGGAACTGCAAAGTTAAAGTCGTCTCCACTG GAGGAAAACGAGAGGTTCCGCTGAATCAGGACTTCTTCGTTGGATTCGGGAAAACCATCCTGAAGCCGGAGGACGTTGTCGTCTCAGTTTTTATTCCATTCACAAGAAAG GGGGAGTATGTGCGAGCTCTCCGACAGGCGCCGAGGAAGGAGGTCTCCTTCGCCACGGTAACGACTGGAATGAGAGTGCGTTTCTCAGAGGGATCCAGAGTGGTTCAGGAAGTCAGCCTGTACTTCGGAGGAATGGGTCCAACCACCGTTAACGCCACCAAGACCTGCAAGGCCATCACCGGCAG GCCATGGGATGAGAAGACCCTGAATCAGGCGTACGACTCCCTCCTGGAGGAGCTGGATCTCCCTCCGTCCGCTCCTGGTGGGAAGGTTGAGTTTCGCCGGTCGTTGACGCTCAGCCTCCTCTTTAAATTcaacctggaggttctgcagAAGCTCAAAGAAGCGGTAAAACACATTTCCTCTTTACGCTTTTATACCAGGACAGCATCCAGTTGCTTTAACTTCCTCATTTCTTGGCAGAATGTGATCAAAGACGAGCTTCCGGAAAAGCTGCAGCCTTTGCCGAAAGAAATCCAACCCAGTCTCCAGGAGTTCCAG CATGTGCCGAAGGACCAGGACAGTCAGGACCCAGTGGGGCGTCCCATGATGCACCGCTCCGCCATCAGCCAGGCCACGGGCGAGGCGGTGTACTGCGATGACATTCCCAAGACGGACGGGGAGCTCGTCATGGTTCTGGTCACCAGCTCTCGAGCACATGCTAAGATCAC TTTGCTGGACGTGAGCGAAGCCCTGAAGCTTCCAGGAGTTGTTGACGTGATCACAGCCAATGATGTTCCGGGGAAGAAAGCCCGCCCCATGTTTGGCTATGAGCAGGAGCTGCTGGCGGAGAACCAG GTGTTCTGTGTGGGTCAGACGGTCTGCGCTGTTCTGGCCGATACGAAGACGCACGCTAAGCGAGGAGCAGCCGCCGTGAAGATCACCTACGAAGACCTGCCGGACCCCATATTCACCATAGAG GACGCCATCGAGAAGTCTTCTTACTACGAGCCGCGGCGAATGGTTTCCAAAGGAGACGTGACTGAAGCTTTTAAGACGTGTGATCAAGTTTACGAAG gaCAGATTCGACTGGGAGGCCAGGAGCATTTCTACATGGAGCCTCAGAGCATGCTGGTTGTTCCCGTCGGCGAGGAGAAGGAGTTCAAGGTCTACATCTCCACCCAGTGGCCCACGCTTATTCAG GAAGCAGTTGCAGAAACGCTGGACATTCAGTCCAACAGAGTGACCTGTCATGTGAAACGCCTGGGCGGAGCTTTTGGAGGGAAGGTGATTGTGACCTCCGTCTTGGCCTCCATCACTTCTGTGGCTGCGTGGAA AACCAACCGAGCTGTTCGCTGTGTCCTGGAGAGAGGCGAGGACATGCTGATCACCGGGGGGCGCCATCCTGTCCTGGGAAAAtacaaa GTGGGTTTTATGAACGATGGGAGGATCGTGGCTGTGGATTACTACTATTACGCCAACAGCGGCTGCTTTGTGGACGAATCTGTGCTG ATCTCTGAGAAGATTCTGCTTCATCTGGACAACGTTTACGACATTCCCAACATGAGAGGCCATTCGGCTGCCTGCAGGACCAATCTGCCCTCCAACACGGCGTTCAGAGGGTTTGGCGTCCCGCAGGGCCTGCTGGTGGTGGAAAACATGATCAATGACGTTGCCATGGCGCTGGGACGCCCCGCAgaccag GTCAGAGAGGTCAACATGTACAAAGGCCCGTCAGCCACTCACTACAAGTTCGAGTTCAGCCCAGAGAACCTGCATCGCTGCTGGGAGCTTTGCAAGCTGAAGAGCGACTACAGCGCCCGGCGCCAGGCCGTCGACCAGTTCAACCAGCAGAACCGCTGGAGGAAGAGGGGCGTCGCCCTCATTCCCATCAAGTACGGCATCGCCTTCGCAGAGAGCTTCTTAAACCAG GCCGGAGCGCTGGTCCACATTTATAAAGACGGTTCTGTTTTGGTGACTCATGGCGGGACGGAGATGGGTCAGGGGATCCACACCAAGATGCAGCAG GTTGCAAGTCGGGAGCTTCACATCCCGACGTCAAAGATCTTCCTCAGTGAAACCAGCACCGGCACCGTTCCAAACACCTGTCCCTCCGCCGCTTCCTTCGGCACCGACGCCAACGGCATGGCGGTCAAG GACGCCTGTGAGATTCTGTACCGCAGACTGGAGCCGATCAGGCTGAAGGACCCTAAAGGATCATGGGAGAGTTGG ATCAAGGAGGCTCATCTGCAGAAGATCAGTTTATCAGCCACTGGGTTCTTCAG AGGGAAAGACCAGTACTATGACTGGGAAAAGATGGAGGGCCATCCGTACGCCTACTTTACCTTTGGGGTGTGCTGCTCTGAGGTGGAGCTGGACTGCCTCACAGGAGACTACCGG ACGCTGAGAACGGACATTGTGATGGACATCGGCAGAAGCATAAACCCGTCTGTGGACATCGGCCAG ATTGAAGGAGCGTTCATGCAAGGTTTGGGTCTCTacactctggaggagctgaagtaTTCCCCAACTGGGATCCTGTACTCCCGAGGTCCGTCCCAGTACAAGATCCCGGCGGTGTGCGACGTGCCTCTTACGTTCAACGTCTTCCTCCTGCCGGACTCCTGCAACCCCCACGCCATCTACTCCTCAAAG GGAATCGGAGAACCCACCCTCTTCCTGGGCAGCTCCGTCTTCTTCGCCATCAAAGACGCGTTGGCAGCGGCTCGCTCCGACTCTGGTCTGTCCGGCCCATTTTTCCTGGACACGCCTGCGACTCCAGAGAGGGCCTGTCTGGCTTGTGCCTCGCCGTTTATTAAGAAG GTTCCAGCCAGTGAGCCGGGATCCTTCAAACCCTGGGCCTTAGACATCTAA
- the aox1 gene encoding aldehyde oxidase isoform X2, with the protein MSAQQVGDALCVFINGKKVTENHVDPETMLLPFLREKLRLTGTKSGCGGGGCGACTVMVSRYQPTTKTILHYSANACLLPVCQLYGAAVTTVEGIGSSKTRIHPVQERIAKAHGSQCGFCTPGMVMSMYALLRNKPTPTMDDITQALGGNLCRCTGYRPIVDGCRTFCQEGNCCQANGGANCCLNGEGNANESEHEKPQLFDQEKFLPLDPTQELIFPPELILMAEAANPQTLTFHGERMTWVTPTSMEELVQLRAKNPKAPLVLGNTNIGPDIKFKGVLHPLIVSPIRVKELFEVSEAADGVWVGAGSSLSELQSLLEKMVPQLPEEKTELFRALVQQLRNLGSLQIRNVASLGGNIVSAYPNSDLNPVLAAGNCKVKVVSTGGKREVPLNQDFFVGFGKTILKPEDVVVSVFIPFTRKGEYVRALRQAPRKEVSFATVTTGMRVRFSEGSRVVQEVSLYFGGMGPTTVNATKTCKAITGRPWDEKTLNQAYDSLLEELDLPPSAPGGKVEFRRSLTLSLLFKFNLEVLQKLKEANVIKDELPEKLQPLPKEIQPSLQEFQHVPKDQDSQDPVGRPMMHRSAISQATGEAVYCDDIPKTDGELVMVLVTSSRAHAKITLLDVSEALKLPGVVDVITANDVPGKKARPMFGYEQELLAENQVFCVGQTVCAVLADTKTHAKRGAAAVKITYEDLPDPIFTIEDAIEKSSYYEPRRMVSKGDVTEAFKTCDQVYEGQIRLGGQEHFYMEPQSMLVVPVGEEKEFKVYISTQWPTLIQEAVAETLDIQSNRVTCHVKRLGGAFGGKVIVTSVLASITSVAAWKTNRAVRCVLERGEDMLITGGRHPVLGKYKVGFMNDGRIVAVDYYYYANSGCFVDESVLISEKILLHLDNVYDIPNMRGHSAACRTNLPSNTAFRGFGVPQGLLVVENMINDVAMALGRPADQVREVNMYKGPSATHYKFEFSPENLHRCWELCKLKSDYSARRQAVDQFNQQNRWRKRGVALIPIKYGIAFAESFLNQAGALVHIYKDGSVLVTHGGTEMGQGIHTKMQQVASRELHIPTSKIFLSETSTGTVPNTCPSAASFGTDANGMAVKDACEILYRRLEPIRLKDPKGSWESWIKEAHLQKISLSATGFFRGKDQYYDWEKMEGHPYAYFTFGVCCSEVELDCLTGDYRTLRTDIVMDIGRSINPSVDIGQIEGAFMQGLGLYTLEELKYSPTGILYSRGPSQYKIPAVCDVPLTFNVFLLPDSCNPHAIYSSKGIGEPTLFLGSSVFFAIKDALAAARSDSGLSGPFFLDTPATPERACLACASPFIKKVPASEPGSFKPWALDI; encoded by the exons ATGTCTGCACAACAAGTAGGAGACGCTCTGTGCGTGTTTATCAATGGGAAAAAG GTGACTGAGAACCATGTGGATCCTGAGACGATGCTGCTGCCCTTCCTCAGGGAGAAGC TGAGGTTAACTGGAACCAAGTCTGGCTGCGGCGGCGGAGGATGCGGGGCTTGTACTGTGATGGTGTCACGCTACCAACCCACTACCAAGACCATCCT CCATTACTCAGCCAATGCCTGCCTGCTGCCGGTCTGCCAGCTCTATGGAGCCGCCGTCACCACAGTGGAGGGTATCGGCAGCTCCAAGACCAGGATCCACCCTGTGCAG GAGCGAATAGCGAAGGCTCATGGCTCCCAGTGTGGATTCTGCACTCCGGGGATGGTGATGTCCATGTACGCCTTGCTGAGGAACAAGCCAACGCCAACCATGGACGACATCACGCAGGCTCTGGGTG GAAATCTGTGTCGCTGTACTGGATATCGACCCATTGTGGACGGCTGCAGGACTTTCTGCCAG GAAGGGAACTGCTGCCAAGCCAATGGAGGAGCTAACTGCTGCCTGAATGGAGAAGGAAATGCCAATGAATCAGAGCAT GAAAAGCCACAACTATTTGACCAAGAGAAGTTCCTTCCCCTGGACCCGACCCAGGAGCTGATCTTCCCTCCAGAACTGATT TTGATGGCTGAGGCGGCGAACCCCCAAACATTGACCTTTCATGGGGAGAGGATGACCTGGGTGACCCCCACCTCCATGGAGGAGCTGGTCCAGCTCAGGGCAAAGAACCCAAAGGCTCCACTGGTTCTGGGCAACACCAACATAG GTCCAGATATAAAATTCAAAGGCGTCCTGCACCCACTGATCGTCTCTCCCATCAGAGTCAAAGAACTGTTCGAAGTCTCAGAGGCAGCAGACG GTGTTTGGGTCGGCGCCGGCTCCAGTCTGTCTGAGCTCCAGTCTCTGCTGGAGAAAATGGTTCCTCAGCTCCCAGAGGAGAAGACGGAACTGTTCAGAGCTCTGGTCCAGCAGCTGAGGAACCTGGGCAGCCTGCAGATCCGCAATGTGGCC tccCTCGGAGGAAACATTGTGAGTGCGTACCCCAACTCAGACCTGAACCCTGTTCTGGCTGCTGGGAACTGCAAAGTTAAAGTCGTCTCCACTG GAGGAAAACGAGAGGTTCCGCTGAATCAGGACTTCTTCGTTGGATTCGGGAAAACCATCCTGAAGCCGGAGGACGTTGTCGTCTCAGTTTTTATTCCATTCACAAGAAAG GGGGAGTATGTGCGAGCTCTCCGACAGGCGCCGAGGAAGGAGGTCTCCTTCGCCACGGTAACGACTGGAATGAGAGTGCGTTTCTCAGAGGGATCCAGAGTGGTTCAGGAAGTCAGCCTGTACTTCGGAGGAATGGGTCCAACCACCGTTAACGCCACCAAGACCTGCAAGGCCATCACCGGCAG GCCATGGGATGAGAAGACCCTGAATCAGGCGTACGACTCCCTCCTGGAGGAGCTGGATCTCCCTCCGTCCGCTCCTGGTGGGAAGGTTGAGTTTCGCCGGTCGTTGACGCTCAGCCTCCTCTTTAAATTcaacctggaggttctgcagAAGCTCAAAGAAGCG AATGTGATCAAAGACGAGCTTCCGGAAAAGCTGCAGCCTTTGCCGAAAGAAATCCAACCCAGTCTCCAGGAGTTCCAG CATGTGCCGAAGGACCAGGACAGTCAGGACCCAGTGGGGCGTCCCATGATGCACCGCTCCGCCATCAGCCAGGCCACGGGCGAGGCGGTGTACTGCGATGACATTCCCAAGACGGACGGGGAGCTCGTCATGGTTCTGGTCACCAGCTCTCGAGCACATGCTAAGATCAC TTTGCTGGACGTGAGCGAAGCCCTGAAGCTTCCAGGAGTTGTTGACGTGATCACAGCCAATGATGTTCCGGGGAAGAAAGCCCGCCCCATGTTTGGCTATGAGCAGGAGCTGCTGGCGGAGAACCAG GTGTTCTGTGTGGGTCAGACGGTCTGCGCTGTTCTGGCCGATACGAAGACGCACGCTAAGCGAGGAGCAGCCGCCGTGAAGATCACCTACGAAGACCTGCCGGACCCCATATTCACCATAGAG GACGCCATCGAGAAGTCTTCTTACTACGAGCCGCGGCGAATGGTTTCCAAAGGAGACGTGACTGAAGCTTTTAAGACGTGTGATCAAGTTTACGAAG gaCAGATTCGACTGGGAGGCCAGGAGCATTTCTACATGGAGCCTCAGAGCATGCTGGTTGTTCCCGTCGGCGAGGAGAAGGAGTTCAAGGTCTACATCTCCACCCAGTGGCCCACGCTTATTCAG GAAGCAGTTGCAGAAACGCTGGACATTCAGTCCAACAGAGTGACCTGTCATGTGAAACGCCTGGGCGGAGCTTTTGGAGGGAAGGTGATTGTGACCTCCGTCTTGGCCTCCATCACTTCTGTGGCTGCGTGGAA AACCAACCGAGCTGTTCGCTGTGTCCTGGAGAGAGGCGAGGACATGCTGATCACCGGGGGGCGCCATCCTGTCCTGGGAAAAtacaaa GTGGGTTTTATGAACGATGGGAGGATCGTGGCTGTGGATTACTACTATTACGCCAACAGCGGCTGCTTTGTGGACGAATCTGTGCTG ATCTCTGAGAAGATTCTGCTTCATCTGGACAACGTTTACGACATTCCCAACATGAGAGGCCATTCGGCTGCCTGCAGGACCAATCTGCCCTCCAACACGGCGTTCAGAGGGTTTGGCGTCCCGCAGGGCCTGCTGGTGGTGGAAAACATGATCAATGACGTTGCCATGGCGCTGGGACGCCCCGCAgaccag GTCAGAGAGGTCAACATGTACAAAGGCCCGTCAGCCACTCACTACAAGTTCGAGTTCAGCCCAGAGAACCTGCATCGCTGCTGGGAGCTTTGCAAGCTGAAGAGCGACTACAGCGCCCGGCGCCAGGCCGTCGACCAGTTCAACCAGCAGAACCGCTGGAGGAAGAGGGGCGTCGCCCTCATTCCCATCAAGTACGGCATCGCCTTCGCAGAGAGCTTCTTAAACCAG GCCGGAGCGCTGGTCCACATTTATAAAGACGGTTCTGTTTTGGTGACTCATGGCGGGACGGAGATGGGTCAGGGGATCCACACCAAGATGCAGCAG GTTGCAAGTCGGGAGCTTCACATCCCGACGTCAAAGATCTTCCTCAGTGAAACCAGCACCGGCACCGTTCCAAACACCTGTCCCTCCGCCGCTTCCTTCGGCACCGACGCCAACGGCATGGCGGTCAAG GACGCCTGTGAGATTCTGTACCGCAGACTGGAGCCGATCAGGCTGAAGGACCCTAAAGGATCATGGGAGAGTTGG ATCAAGGAGGCTCATCTGCAGAAGATCAGTTTATCAGCCACTGGGTTCTTCAG AGGGAAAGACCAGTACTATGACTGGGAAAAGATGGAGGGCCATCCGTACGCCTACTTTACCTTTGGGGTGTGCTGCTCTGAGGTGGAGCTGGACTGCCTCACAGGAGACTACCGG ACGCTGAGAACGGACATTGTGATGGACATCGGCAGAAGCATAAACCCGTCTGTGGACATCGGCCAG ATTGAAGGAGCGTTCATGCAAGGTTTGGGTCTCTacactctggaggagctgaagtaTTCCCCAACTGGGATCCTGTACTCCCGAGGTCCGTCCCAGTACAAGATCCCGGCGGTGTGCGACGTGCCTCTTACGTTCAACGTCTTCCTCCTGCCGGACTCCTGCAACCCCCACGCCATCTACTCCTCAAAG GGAATCGGAGAACCCACCCTCTTCCTGGGCAGCTCCGTCTTCTTCGCCATCAAAGACGCGTTGGCAGCGGCTCGCTCCGACTCTGGTCTGTCCGGCCCATTTTTCCTGGACACGCCTGCGACTCCAGAGAGGGCCTGTCTGGCTTGTGCCTCGCCGTTTATTAAGAAG GTTCCAGCCAGTGAGCCGGGATCCTTCAAACCCTGGGCCTTAGACATCTAA